ACCTTCTAATCAAGTTCCACATTGTGGAAGTTAAACTTCTTTAAGCAAACTTAAAGTGTCATATTTCACAAGTCTGGtgtttctttcttggttaatatgaccaagtctcaaatgccaaaggcACGACTCATTAGAATAAGaaattttaagtcttttattcgaAATTTCAGTTTCAAGTAGTATTTTTATccttggtttgataaaatagagattatttgacatccatTCATTACAAATAAGTTtatgatttctaaatattgcaatattattattaaaagtcacgATCAAGCTGTCTTTATATAAACTTGCAAcaaaaatcaattttcttttgaaacttggtacatagaaaatgtctttcaaaataatcttcctaaaattatcaaagcaAAGATATACATCTCCCACTACTTTAGTTGCCACAGTTGTCTCATTTCCACTCTACACCGATAGAATCTTATCTATAATATCTTCCATTTCCACGAGCCCCTGTAAAGAAGCGCACACATGATTAGTGGCTCTTGAATTAATGACCCAGTGGTCGATTGAAtcttccactaagcaagcttATACCATAAAGAGTTTCATACCTTTGCCTTTAGTGACCAGGTAGTCCTTCTACTCTTTATAGTTTGCCTTGAAGTGTCATTTCTTGCCGCAGAAGAAACATTTAGACTTATATAAGTCATTACACTTCTTGGTTCTCATCTTTTCCACTTTAGGTGGCCTAGAGAACTTAGCCTTGTTTCTCTTAGCGTACTTTCCCTTCCCTTTAAAGGAAGAAGCAACAACTAAGTTTGCTTCTGCTTTTCAGACCGGCTGATtgccattcaacatcaactcataggattgtaattccttcagGAGTTATGTAAGCATCAGATTCTTGTTCCCAAGGTTATAAGCGGCTCAAAAGCCTGCAAAATCCTTAGACAAGCTTTTAAACACCATCTCAATTTGTGTGTTCAAATTTAGATTAGCTTTATTATCCTCAGCCTTGAAAAAATATCCCATAAGAATAATTATATGGCCTTTGATAGGAATGTCAGCCTTTTTTTGGACATTCATCACACTAGTAATAGTCGATTGTCGAGCTAAGGCAGTTTGGCCTCCGAAGATGTCTTGTAGTTTGTCTAGAATCTCTTTGGTAGTCTTATAGCTCTTTAGTTACTTATAAAGTGTACTAGTCACGCTTTGCAGCATACAACAATGAGTTATCTCATCAAACTCCTCCCAACGTTTTCTAGCCTCAGCTTGAGTGGTTGGAAGGCATTTATTATCAAGGATTGTCTTTAGTTTCTCACGGCTTAGGACAATCATCAggttccttttccattccttatttttatttctgtttagTTTGTTTTTAGTGAGTAAACCTAGTTGTTCTCCACTTCCACacgaaactctttgaatttatcaatgGTTTCACTATTACAGTGCATTAGGTACACATACCTATATATGGAATAATCATAAAAAAGGTTATATAATACTCGTACCTTTTTGAATATATATGGAATAATCACCAATCAATAACATCTTCTTCAACAAAAGTAAGAAGCTTTAAATGCAAAAGGGCATATACTTCCTATATAAGCATGACTGCACTgatcacaacacaaccaaaacacactcAACACCAGTAACTTCTCCTATCTATTCATTCTACTCCCATAATCTATATACTCTACTCCTCCTTTTGTTCAACAAACTTACTAGTTAGAAGGTTGAACAACTAAGTTTGCTCTTACGTTTGCTGCATAACTAAGTTTGCTTCTACTTGCAAACTGCTTGTTCTTATGTTTGCTTGTTCATGAAGAAAACATCTATCGGACCAAATGGCCAACTACTTGTTCTTACATGAGAAGAAAAATCTATGCTTATTCTTCATGAACAAGTAGTATTATCATCCTTATATTTGCTTGATCATGAAGCAAACACCTATGCTTGTTCTATTTAAGATTATGACACTCAAGATCTTCTAGCCTCAACTGATTGTTCTTACAtttgttgataactaagttttcttcttttttttggatCGACTGACCActattcaacatcaactcataagaTTGTAATTCCTTAATGAGTTGTGTAAGCGCCAAATTCTTGTTCCCAAGGTTATATGCGGCCCGAAAGCTTGCAAAATCCTGAGACAAGCTTTTAAACACCATTTCAATTTGTGTGTTCTAGTCCAGATTGGCTTTATTATCCTCAAACTCGGAAAATTATCCCACAAGAGTATTCATATGGTCTTTGATTGAAATGTTAGGCTTTTGCTGGGCATTCATCACACTAGTAATAGCCAACTGTTGAGCCAAGGCAGCTTGGCCTCCGAACATGTCTTCTAGTTTGTCTAGAATCTCTTTGGCAATCTTACAGCTCTTTAGTTTTTTATAAAGGGTGCTAGTCATGCTTTCCAGCATATAGCAATGAGCAATCTCATCAAACTCCTCCCAACTCTTTCTAGCCTCAGCTTGAGTGGCTGGAAGGCATTTATTATCAAGGACTGTCTTTAGTTTCTCATAGCTTAGGAAAATCATCAggttccttttccattccttatattCATTTccgtttagtttttttttcaatgagTATGTTCAATAAGAGAGTTGGAGTCATTTTTTAActgaaaataaaacattcatatattaatatctttgtattaagaaaaTGTTCAAAAAATATTTTGCAACATTGtgatatgaattaagataattcATGAAAAGTTTTATAAGTTATTGCAACGATAATTCCCACACCCGTTGAATCAAGCCACCTTGGTTCTTGGATTTCCACccaattagtacatgaacctaatttCTTAGCCATTCACACGTACTAATAATCATTTAATGTTTGGTCATCAATCTAACTTAAGCATAGGTTATTgggaagttacttaactagaagatcttgagtttataaccatcaactcaacaccaTTACATCATGTACCGTaaatgagtcatcttgggacaatctcccCGAGTAACATATTGTAACTAGTTGCCCTCTTCGAAGAAAAACTTCTTAATATATTACATGATAATACCTATAACAGGGTCAGCCAACTATCATCTAATTATAAGACAATTCTTCTTACTTTTAGGAAATCTCTTTAGTGTTGTCCACATGACAATCCTACCTTGCGGTAGTTAAATTGGCATGCTatcacaagagaccattgatggaggCTGTAAGTCTTGTTTAAGGACCTTCTCCCATTCAATCTTTGAAACATGCATGATATTTAATGTCCGATTTAAATCATGAAGGATAAATATACGCATGACAAGTACATCTGACATTATTTTCCTAAactatatgacatgcttatcatACATATGCATCAACTATTGGGATACAAGATAGAGTTCGAATCTCATACGAACATAACACAGTGGAAAAAAATTGATATCCCATAAACTACCAAGGATCTCATGCAATATGTACAAATCGAAAAAAGGAATAATGAAAATTACCTTGTTTCATTGAACTTTTAGATACTAGCACTTCATTTGAATCGGATCTCCAAAGGTGTTGCCTTGTTGGAAGACGACCACCCTCTAAAAGTATCCACACTTGAACGAACGACGAACGATCGAATGGGATGCTAGTTCCAACTTTGTTTTCTCAAAACATTTTTGATTTATTCTCTCGAATGGCTGATAGCCAAAAACTTGTGTTACTGAAGAAGTGTacatatatcacatatatatagGGTTGGGTAAAACTAGATTTgagattgtatatatatttaaaactcttttaaataatttaaaatctctTTCCTTATTTGATAAGGAATATAAgattttatcttaaattttaaaacttttttaaataaattaaattttaattattatttatctaaaactcttttaaataataattaaattctatttCCTTATCTGATAAAGAATATATCAAATCCCCTTTTTATCTCGTTTATTATTAGTTCCGGATTTAATAggaaatagtaacaaaattactATTTGTTATCATTTTGACTACGAAtttaaatttccaaaattaaattcaaataaaaataatatctgATTATTACTCGTAATTTAAAAGAATCTTAtcattttaaattacttaaaaagagCTATAAACTTAACCATTCTTGTTCATTCTTAATGTGCGACCCTATAGGTTCAATTAACGTTGGCagtaggcccaaatcatatttgGTCCTACAAGCCATAAGTGGCCTCTAGCAAGACATTACGACTACCCAAGTTAAATGAAAGCTCATGAACTGAGACAACCTAAATACAGCTCATGACATAATTCTTTTGTCTCACAATATCTAGATAGAGTATAAGGCACGGATAAAGTCAACCTTATATCATTCTATCTTTAATTTCTCGATACCTGATTAGGCTGAAAAAACGAATGACATTGATCTCCATCAATTCATTCGAGCACGACCATGCATTTTTCAGTCTCAATCGTCGAGGGGCCCAGAGATATCTCTCTTATAATAAGAGGGACAAATTCCATCTTAATCACTCACATCTCACTACATGATTCTAATTATCTTCAAGCATAACTTTTATAGTTGTCTAGTTACAAACAACATTTGATTATGTCAAAACATAAAATTCCTCATGTTGAGAACTATAGTGATTTCAGGTCTAAGGATTTAATGACACAACTGTTTAAAGATTTAATTTACAACTTTGATCCATGTATTAATCTCAAAACGAGTCGATCCAATATTCATTCTCAACaaataaatatgaatatgatttgtttCTCAAACATGTTTTAATCAGATGAATATCTATCATATTCCATTCTAATCTTAATTCATTGTTGTTCCCAAAACAACAACCGATTAGGGACATTTAGAATAAAATTATTGAatgatattattatatattaaacatgcaaattataataataaattcatttaatcaaaataatgcaTCCATACAATAGGCCAAGGGAATTATTACTAACAATCTCTCACTTGCACTAGGCCTAATTATTAATGTATCTCATACCTATGAACCTAGCATGACAATCATGCTTTGCTTGTGGCAATGACTTAGTCAATGGATCAACAACATTTTCATTTGTTGGAACTTTGCATATCTTAACATTACATCTCTCAACGATTTCTCGAATGAGATGATAACGCCTTAGAATGTGTTTGGATCGTGGATAAGATCTAGGTTCCTTAGTTTATGCAATAGCATCATTATTGTCACAATAAACATCAACATGATTTGTGATGCTAGGAACCACTCCAAGGTCACTAATGAACCTTTTTATCCAAACTGCTTCCTTTGCTGCATCTGATGCTGCTATGTATTAAGCTTCAGTTTTAGAATCAGCAACAATGCTTTGCTTTGAACTTTTCCAGTTGACAACACCACCATTTAAATAAAACACATATCCTGGTTGCGATCAGAAATCATCTTTGTCAGTTTGAAAGCTTGCATCTATGTAACCACTTACAACTAGATCATCTACCAAactgtgtaacacccttaacccgtatccatcgtcaggatagggttacagagcattaccgtaaaaatgTAAGTCATAATCATTCATTtaaaaacatttcataaatcataacataatccattcgaacacatgcatatcgtcccttattcgagccctcgaggccttataGACACTttagactaaatcagaaacatttaaaactttaaaaaaaagttaaaaaaattcaaactccaggggtcacacggctgagacacacgcctgtgtctcaagccgtgtaacattctaaatagggacacacggccgtatcctAACCTGTGTccatgcctgtgtaactctctgacttgggtcacacggccaatccacacgcccgtgtgccaggccgtgtaactctcgaaatggcctcatacgctcgtgtgctaggccgtgcaacTTTTGAAAAACAACCATTAATAACctataagggacacacggccgtgccgcctggccatgtgtcacacacgacggAGACACATGCTCTTTTCTTAAGCCGTgtagacaagaaataggccaaaaccAAGCCTTTTCTTTCACCCAATTTGAACAAGTACCTATAAGCCTAATGAACCTATCATTAAGgcaccaaaacatgcataataagaccatTTCAATATACCAtaaatccattcaaccaatatgtcatttaggcacctcaatcacaaccaaGCATTCATACTTACAGTTGCATCAAAATGATCATGTTTCATCCAAACAACCTTAACTAAATTCCATATCAACACATAACCTTATTGACCACATTTCAACCATACCAATACATACCACTTTGGCCATTTAAACCATGTATCAATTTGACAATAAAAACACTAACCATCAAGACATCAAATGCCAAAAGCATACCAACCATATTACCATATTTATAAGCCAAACATAACAACTAGTTCATCAAACAcaagtctacctatacatgccattataaccttgatcaagacatcaaaatctaccgatataattgcTAGAttgtgtgatagatctctgataagttttgtaacgccccaatttttgggacttctgtgaattttggtgaattttagaATTTCTGTGTTTTGACTGCTTGGATAGGTCTaagtatgttagtgggcctctagaaggcccaagtttaagaTAAAATCTAGAAGTTTTAACTAATTTTAATTCTTAAGGGAAAAGGGGTTCTGGTAAGTTGGGCATTTAAGATTTAATGGGTAAACTAAGCCACAAGAAGGCATGTGGAAAAGTGGCATGTGACACCACTAGGGTGCTAAAATGTGGCATATGGATGGCTAGGGAGAgctaaggttcaagtcacaaggtgAGAAAACATtagtattaatttttatgtacaaaaAGGGGATGTGATGGAACTCAAGTGGAACTCTGTTAGGAAGAGTTTGAGCTGCTCAGGAGATCGAGTAAGGAGGAGATAATGGAGAAGATTTAGGAGATGATTAGGGGGTGTAGTATTGGCCGAATGATGGACTCttttgaggagcaagagttggtcgGCTAAGGGTTGCTAGTATAGGGGAAATTCGTCTAGTAAGTGGGGGGAAAATTCTCCATTTGGGTTTTGACtattctcttctctttttcttttctcctctcatcttctattctcttttcttcttctttgctttttcttctaTAGCCGAACccttcctaccattctactcttccattctattcatttTTAAGCCTTTGAagtcgattgcca
The sequence above is drawn from the Gossypium hirsutum isolate 1008001.06 chromosome A05, Gossypium_hirsutum_v2.1, whole genome shotgun sequence genome and encodes:
- the LOC107961004 gene encoding uncharacterized protein, with amino-acid sequence MIFLSYEKLKTVLDNKCLPATQAEARKSWEEFDEIAHCYMLESMTSTLYKKLKSCKIAKEILDKLEDMFGGQAALAQQLAITSVMNAQQKPNISIKDHMNTLVG